From the genome of Labrus mixtus chromosome 17, fLabMix1.1, whole genome shotgun sequence:
atgacaaaatttatttcattttggttCCTGTTATCCAGCGTAAATACTCCTGTCTGCTGAGAACAGGTTCATCCAGATTTTTGGATCAAAGTTTCACCCAACTACCTCAAAAACTTTGAACAACCcaatcacgtttttttttttggtcagatTACTTTTGAGCTACAGGGCCCAGGACACCACATAAATCTTCTAATAATAtatgagaagaaaacaaagatgttcaTGAGTTGTTTAATTTGtgatctgtttttataaattTATGTATAATTTGCAAGTGCTGGcacaaaaatcacaacattacTTTTTGGTGGTCCTGGTGTCAAGTAGTATTAGTAAGGAGAAGGTGGAAATTCATTAGATACAAATAGCATTCCTTAAAGTTCAGATATTCAGCACTGTTTCTTCATCACACTCTGTTAAACACAATGGTGTCGGGgtcccttcttcttctacctcttcttcttctgtcaatGAGTAAAAGGGGTTTTGTTTAAAGTCACACAACAGATACTTTACAACAGTAGTGTAATAAAAGTATAGTCAAAACATTACAACTATACAGTGAAAAGATGTGTGAaacattttggttttctttgtacGCCTCACCTTCAGTGTGACAACTCTGCAGGCAGTCTCTCTCAGTCACAAAGTTGTTCTGGTTGCCCTGACAACCTCCATAGATGAAGATTTTACAGTTCATTGAGGTGGAGTTGTAGAAGTAACGTTGTACAAACGCCCTGCATAAACCTGTTTCTGGAGCTAGCACACAAACCTCTACAGCacgaagggagagagagagagagagagagagagagagagagagagagagagagaacataaCCATTAAATGTGTAATGGTTCAAGTCTTATGGTAAACAATTCAAGGTCTTTGAGGTGGATATGTAGAATACTCTAAATATCTTGTACTTGCTGCTCCTGAAGTCTGTGCTCAAACCTCtacaggaaagagaagaaataccacagagagagaagatgacAACGTGATGCCTCAGTGTTTAACATCACTGCACAACTTAGTATAAACTTACTATGGCATGAAGTTAATCACATGGTGAATATTTATCACTTACCCGTTTTGTTAAAGTCAGTTGCATTAACAGCAGGAGCTTCAACAGCAAGAACTTCAACAACAGGAGCATCAACAGCAGGAGCATCAACAACAGGAGCATCAACAACAGGAGCATCAACAACAGGAGCATCAGCACCATTCACCTTCTGTGTCAGGGCCAGAGACAGACTCAGTCAGACGTACAATGACACTTAAAAACTCGTATTTCAAATGGTTTTGTCAAATTCATTTGAAATTGTTATAAATGTTAACACTTTGCCTATTTCATTGTCAACATTACAAATTCTTTAATGTTATTATTCCAGCATAACAGGTAGATCAAATTCCAAAAAGTAAGAATAGAAAATTGATTGTAGCTGTAGAATTAAATATgacctatatatatatatatatatatatatatatatatatatataaggaaGATCATTATATTCCTATTACTTTTCACACAAATTTGAAATTTGATACAGCCTGGAAAGGCACTAACATTGGTTATATAAAGAActaaaaaggcaaataaagaTGGAGAGAAGATCCTTTAGTTTAGAAACTCACCTGGTCCATGCCATCATCCTCCTGCGTATGGACCCCCTGGAGGCTCCAGGTACAACCCAGGAGCAGCACCGAAATCAGAACCACTGCTTTTGTCATCCTATCAGTCGATCTGTGCAGCTCTCTGAAGAAGAAATAATAGGAATATGGTTATCACTCAGTACCTCATCATTTCTTATATAGGCTACTCCTCATCTCAGCTCAGTCAGGTTATCTACCTTTGTCTTGTGTTTACCGAGCTGCCCACATAGTATGTTCTAaccaccacagccaaaaaaaagaaacaagttagAAAATGTAACCTTGTTCTGATTGTGTCTGACCATTTAAGGAACATTGGActttagaaatgaaaaaaatctgagtatTTGTTTTGTCGTAAGAATGAGCAAAAGCCAGCAAACATCTAACATGCATCTCATATATTTGCAGAATGGATGAGTAGCAGCGGTTAACGGTGAAGACTTTCTGTGTTGTGTATTTTCcaataattaaaatacaaatgtcCAAGACATAGTAAGTACAAGACAACAGAATGACCTCCTTTATTCTTTCGCACCATCATATTATATCtactttttgttgtgttgcataTCTCTCAAGTTccatgtttacctgcttcatcaAAATGTAGCACTTTGCTCTTTTTCTGATTTACTTGGCTGTAGTAAATATGTGAGGGGGCACCACAACACATACACTGAGTCATAGGTCATTCACTCTCACCGAATGTTCATTTAACCTTTGCTGCCCACCTACGTACTCCGGACAAGGTTATATTAGACATAATAGATCATCAACATGTACATAATAACGCCTACtagtaaatcatttttttgtgtgtttttactatATTCTATTTTTTAAGGCATTTATATTCTTCAGACAATAACAGGTgtacatattattattaaatgtatttattaaatgcTGCAACAAATGAAAGTGGAAGCATCAAGAGTGAAAAGAAAAGGGGTCCAAGAATTGAGCCCTGGGGTTACCCAGAGGTGATACGCTATGGATGATCATAATTTCTCATTTTTACTGAGAAAGACCAAAGCAAAGTGGAACATTGTGCTTTGACctgaaatcagaaaaaagtgATTTGTCCCCGAGGGTGTTAGTTGGTGAAAcaggttttcatttttgaaactTTAAAACTGTGTTCAGAATGAACGATAAGAAATTATGATTCTTATGTCGATCAAACAATAAGTTTACCCAAAACACTACATGTGACATGTGCAGGAGCCAAgtcataatacattttattttctacttccGATATTTATCATTGTTGGTGTCTGTTAAGAAGCTCCAGAAACAGGTCCAGAAGTGTACGACTCTCTGTTACACTTTAAATTTGAGGAAATCATTTCGATTTCAAAACTCTCAGAACATCAAAAATGTATTGAGGACAAATTCTAGTTTTATGAGCTATACAAGAAAGGGTTTTTTATGGTAACAACCCACTGTTAATATTGACTGTTTCTTGAGGGACTATGGACCACTACAGGTACATACAAAAGATTTGACTTCTCAATAATACAGAATAGATCACATAATAATTTACTGAACTCCTTTATACACAGCATGTATGTtaatgtgtacatgtatgttaagACTTAACTTTGACCTCTGCCCTtcatcagattgtttttttctagaTAGGCTAAAATTACTTATAAACGTAGGAAAAGTTCTGTCTTAACATTTGTCACAGTTTTTCAAAGTGATCCAGATACAGacttttttccacttttaaagccagcattaaaacacattttttcagactTGCCTTTTTTAGCTGACAGATCATTTTATCAGAGTTACATTGGATTGTTTTTACTATCATTTGTCTTTTGGTTTAAATGTATGACTGGATTTTTGCTGTTTATGTATCTGTAATTGTGatcgtctttttttaattgcttctGTAAAGCACTATGTGTCCCTGTCAAAgtgctctacaaataaagaaTTATCATTACTATTATTAGATCTATAAAACCAGTGCTCTAAGTGGGATTACAAACTACATGCttcgtccacagggggcgctaaaaTCAACCCAAAAAGACAGATGCTGACAGTTGcttttagttactttttttattttttatgctaACAGTTATTGTATTTGCTTAAAGGTGTCATATGGGGACAAAAGTCCCATGAAGTGTAGCTCGTCTATTGCAATTAAAATAACGTCTAACTTATCAAAaccattataaaaaaaaaaaaatttgaaataaatgacaaaatttatttcattttggttCCTGTTATCCAGCGTAAATACTCCTGTCTGCTGAGAACAGGTTCATCCAGATTTTTGGATCAAAGTTTCACCCAACTACCTCAAAAACTTTGAACAACCcaatcacgtttttttttttggtcagatTACTTTTGAGCTACAGGGCCCAGGACACCACATAAATCTTCTAATAATATatgagaataaaataaagatgttcaTGAGTTGTTTAATTTGtgatctgtttttataaattTATGTATAATTTGCAAGTGCTGGcacaaaaatcacaacattacTTTTTAGTGGTCCTGATGTCAAGTAGTATTAGTAAGGAGAAGGGGGAAATTCATTAGATACAAATAGCATTCCTTAAAGTTCAGATATTCAGCACTGTTTCTTCATCACACTCTGTTAAACACAATGGTGTCGGGgtcctttcttcttcttaatcttcttcttctgtcaatGAGTAAAAAGGGTTTTGTTTAAAGTCACACAACAGATACTTTACAACAGTAGTGTAATAAAAGTATAGTCAAAACATTACAACTATACAGTGAAAAGATGTGTGAaacattttggttttctttgtacGCCTCACCTTCAGTGTGACAACTCTGCAGGCAGTCTCTCTCAGTCACAAAGTTGTTCTGGTTGCCCTGACAACCTCCATAGATGAAGATTTTACAGTTCATTGAGGTGGAGTTGTAGAAGTAACGTTCTACAAACGCCCTGCATAAACCTGTTTCTGGAGCTAGCACACAAACCTCTAcagcacgagagagagagagagagagagagagagagagagagagagagagagagaacataaCCATTAAATGTGTAATGGTTCAAGTCTTATGGTAAACAATTCAAGGTCTTTGAGGTGGATATGTAGAATACTCTAAATATCTTATACATGCTGCTCCTGAAGTCTGTGCTCAAACCTCtacaggaaagagaagaaatacCACAGAGAGAGCAGATGACAACGTGATGCCTCAGTGTTTAACATCACTCCACAACCTAATATAAACTTACTATGGCATGAAGTTAATCACATGATGTATATTTATCACTTACCCGTTTTGTTAAAGGCAGTTGTAACTGCAGGAGCATCAACAGCATTCACCTGCTGCGTCAGGGCCAGAGACTCAGTCATTCGACAATGACACTTAAAAACTCATATTTCAAATGGTTTTGTCAAATTCATTTGAAATTCACACTTTGCCAATTACATTGTCAACATAACACAttctgtaatgtttttattctagCACAACAGGTAGATCAAAAATAGAAACTTTGTTTTATCTGTAGCATTGAGTATAACGAAGATCAAAATTTTCCTAATATATTTCATTCAAATTTGAAATTTGATACAGCCTGGGAGGGTAGCAATATTTGTTATATAAAGAACCAAAAAGGCAAATAAAGACGGAGAGAAGATCCTTTAGTTCAGAAACTCACCTGTTCCATGCTATCATCCTCCTGCGTATGGACCCCCTGGAGGCTCCAGGTCCAACCCAGGAGCAGCACCGAAAACAGAACCACTGCTTTTGTCATCCTATCAGTCGATCTGTGCAGCTCTCTGAAGAAGAAATAATGGGAATATAGTCACCGCCTTCCCTCGCTGTCTTTTAAAATCCTCATCTCAGCACATTCAGGTTATTTACCTTAgtctaccttttttttatccagttc
Proteins encoded in this window:
- the LOC132992648 gene encoding protein AMBP-like isoform X5, giving the protein MTKAVVLFSVLLLGWTWSLQGVHTQEDDSMEQVNAVDAPAVTTAFNKTEVCVLAPETGLCRAFVERYFYNSTSMNCKIFIYGGCQGNQNNFVTERDCLQSCHTEEEED
- the LOC132992648 gene encoding protein AMBP-like isoform X4, which gives rise to MTKAVVLFSVLLLGWTWSLQGVHTQEDDSMEQQVNAVDAPAVTTAFNKTEVCVLAPETGLCRAFVERYFYNSTSMNCKIFIYGGCQGNQNNFVTERDCLQSCHTEEEED
- the LOC132992648 gene encoding chelonianin-like isoform X2 — translated: MTKAVVLFSVLLLGWTWSLQGVHTQEDDSMEQKVNGADAPVVDAPVVDAPVVDAPAVDAPVVEVLAVEAPAVNATDFNKTEVCVLAPETGLCRAFVQRYFYNSTSMNCKIFIYGGCQGNQNNFVTERDCLQSCHTEEEEEVEEEGTPTPLCLTECDEETVLNI